From the genome of Niabella agricola, one region includes:
- a CDS encoding saccharopine dehydrogenase C-terminal domain-containing protein, translated as MKKILLFGAGKSATVLIRYLLDHAAAEHWQLTIAEANLQLAQSKLNNHTSGKAVALHTEDGVRRRALITEADIVISMLPPALHILVALDCLDIGRNLLTASYIDEALLSLKASIETRGLLFLCETGLDPGIDHMSAMQLLNRIRNKGGHITGFKSHCGGLIAPENDNNPWHYKISWNPRNIALAGYAGAVYKENGVLKELPYNLIFENCPTLEVPSLGTWACYPNRNSLAYIPVYGLETAATVIRTTLRHPDFCTAWSFIVKAGLSALTDTELINSYRHKSVAEWFTACLNFYTRSNTFDDFLSRYVPATKQQLVATMFRYLGLLDLVPIPPQATVSADILQYLLETRLPLAAGDRDMIIMVHEITYQVQEQQRQITSSLVVKGDDAMRTAMAKTVGLPLGIATKLILNGTVRTTGLQIPTSKELYEPILAELQQNGIRFTEEDEIV; from the coding sequence ATGAAAAAGATCCTTCTGTTCGGAGCCGGTAAATCGGCCACAGTGCTGATCCGCTACCTGCTGGATCACGCGGCAGCGGAACACTGGCAATTGACCATTGCCGAAGCCAACCTGCAGCTGGCACAAAGCAAACTCAATAACCATACCAGCGGTAAGGCCGTTGCATTGCATACAGAAGATGGGGTGCGGAGAAGAGCGCTGATCACTGAAGCCGATATCGTTATTTCAATGCTGCCTCCGGCACTGCACATTCTGGTAGCCCTGGATTGCCTGGATATCGGAAGAAACCTGCTCACCGCATCTTATATTGATGAAGCGTTGCTTTCGTTAAAAGCATCCATTGAAACCCGCGGTCTTTTATTTCTTTGCGAAACCGGGTTAGATCCCGGCATTGATCATATGAGCGCTATGCAACTCCTGAACCGCATCCGGAATAAGGGAGGCCATATAACGGGATTCAAATCTCATTGCGGAGGACTGATCGCTCCTGAAAATGATAATAATCCCTGGCATTATAAAATCAGCTGGAATCCGCGCAACATTGCATTGGCCGGATATGCCGGCGCCGTTTACAAAGAGAACGGGGTCCTCAAAGAGCTCCCTTATAATTTGATTTTTGAAAACTGTCCAACACTCGAAGTCCCTTCTTTGGGAACCTGGGCCTGCTATCCCAACCGGAACTCCTTAGCCTATATACCGGTGTACGGGTTGGAGACTGCAGCTACCGTTATCCGGACAACCCTCCGGCATCCTGATTTTTGTACGGCCTGGAGTTTCATTGTAAAAGCAGGGCTGTCTGCCCTTACCGATACAGAACTCATCAACAGTTACCGCCATAAATCCGTTGCGGAATGGTTTACCGCATGTTTAAATTTCTATACCCGCTCCAACACCTTTGATGACTTCCTGAGCCGCTATGTTCCGGCAACGAAACAGCAGCTCGTTGCTACGATGTTCCGTTATCTGGGGTTACTGGACCTGGTTCCCATCCCTCCGCAGGCAACTGTTTCTGCAGATATTCTTCAATACCTGCTGGAAACAAGACTTCCGCTGGCGGCCGGCGACCGTGATATGATCATCATGGTTCATGAGATAACCTACCAGGTACAGGAACAACAGCGGCAGATAACTAGTTCGCTGGTGGTAAAAGGAGATGATGCAATGCGTACCGCAATGGCCAAAACAGTGGGACTTCCGCTGGGTATTGCCACAAAGCTGATCTTAAACGGAACGGTCCGGACAACCGGCTTACAAATCCCCACTTCAAAAGAACTTTACGAGCCCATCCTCGCAGAGCTGCAACAAAACGGGATCCGGTTTACGGAAGAAGATGAAATAGTATAA
- a CDS encoding superoxide dismutase family protein, protein MKKVFFSAGVAALLVLGSCGNSASEKSGSDSTATTQADTSAPAAPQATAPEGTPVAAANLQLTSDSTRNIGTAKFYKLADGKIRLDLEINMKERADSNVAVHFHEHGDCGMKGENSHGHWNPTKSNHGEWGSAAFHAGDIGNIKLDATGHATKSVTTDLWSIEPGDKEIIGRAIIVHGGTDDYKTQPTGNSGPRVGCGVITKL, encoded by the coding sequence ATGAAAAAAGTTTTCTTCTCCGCAGGTGTTGCCGCCCTGCTTGTATTGGGATCCTGCGGAAACAGTGCTTCCGAAAAAAGCGGATCCGACTCCACTGCAACTACCCAGGCAGACACAAGTGCACCTGCAGCCCCTCAAGCCACAGCCCCCGAAGGAACGCCTGTAGCCGCAGCTAATTTGCAGCTGACCAGCGACAGCACCCGGAACATTGGTACTGCAAAATTTTACAAGCTCGCCGACGGAAAGATCCGGCTGGACCTGGAGATCAATATGAAGGAACGGGCCGACAGCAATGTAGCCGTGCATTTTCATGAACACGGAGATTGTGGTATGAAGGGCGAAAACTCGCATGGCCACTGGAATCCGACCAAATCGAATCATGGAGAATGGGGCTCTGCAGCCTTCCACGCTGGTGATATCGGCAATATCAAACTGGACGCAACCGGCCATGCAACAAAAAGTGTAACCACTGATCTGTGGAGCATTGAGCCGGGTGATAAGGAAATTATCGGACGTGCAATCATTGTTCATGGCGGTACCGACGATTATAAAACTCAGCCCACCGGCAACAGCGGCCCCCGTGTAGGATGCGGAGTCATTACAAAGCTTTAA
- a CDS encoding NUDIX domain-containing protein: protein MANPWKVLGKQEVYDNPWIRVTEFDVINPGGGKGIYGKVHFKNIAIGVLVLDEAQYTWLIGQYRFAIDAYTWEIPEGGCPEGSDPLESARRELLEEAGLEARHWKELLRMHLSNSVSDELAIVYLATGLVQKTPEPEETEQLTIRKLPLNEALEMVETGLITDAISVAAFQKAALLQQKGVLV from the coding sequence ATGGCAAATCCATGGAAGGTATTGGGAAAGCAGGAAGTATATGATAATCCCTGGATCCGGGTAACGGAGTTTGATGTGATCAATCCTGGAGGAGGAAAGGGGATCTATGGTAAAGTACATTTTAAAAATATTGCTATCGGGGTTCTGGTATTGGATGAAGCACAGTATACCTGGCTGATCGGGCAATACCGTTTCGCTATTGACGCCTATACCTGGGAGATTCCCGAAGGCGGATGTCCTGAAGGCAGTGATCCGCTGGAAAGCGCGCGGAGGGAATTGCTGGAAGAGGCGGGTTTGGAGGCCCGGCACTGGAAGGAATTGCTGCGGATGCATTTATCCAATTCTGTATCAGATGAGCTGGCGATCGTGTACCTGGCTACGGGCCTGGTTCAAAAAACGCCGGAGCCGGAAGAAACGGAACAGCTCACCATCCGGAAGCTACCACTGAATGAAGCCCTTGAAATGGTGGAAACCGGATTGATTACAGATGCAATCTCTGTTGCTGCTTTTCAAAAGGCGGCGTTGCTGCAGCAAAAGGGCGTTCTGGTATAG
- a CDS encoding DUF4112 domain-containing protein: MATHQNRSPAPSASSAATDPRLKTVRTISKLMDEQFSVGGFKFGLDPLLNLIPVLGDVSGYLLSIGLIITMAQHGASGRLVAKMVVNATLDAFVGAIPVLGWVFDFVYKANTRNLRLLTEHYTEGKHKGSAGPVILTVLLVAGAILVLLVILAVKLLQWILEWDQKTAELKINF, encoded by the coding sequence ATGGCAACACATCAAAACCGGTCACCGGCACCTTCTGCATCATCTGCAGCCACCGACCCTCGTTTAAAAACGGTGCGAACGATCAGTAAGCTGATGGACGAACAGTTTTCGGTTGGGGGCTTTAAATTCGGACTGGATCCTTTGTTGAATTTGATACCGGTATTAGGCGATGTAAGCGGCTACCTGTTGTCGATCGGGTTAATCATCACCATGGCGCAGCATGGAGCGTCGGGCAGGCTGGTAGCAAAAATGGTGGTAAATGCAACCCTTGATGCTTTTGTAGGCGCTATTCCTGTACTGGGCTGGGTCTTCGATTTTGTTTATAAAGCCAATACCCGGAATCTCAGATTGCTTACCGAGCACTATACGGAGGGAAAGCATAAGGGTAGTGCCGGACCGGTTATTCTTACGGTTTTGCTGGTAGCCGGAGCCATTCTGGTGCTGCTGGTAATCCTGGCTGTAAAGCTCCTGCAATGGATTCTGGAGTGGGATCAAAAAACGGCTGAGTTAAAAATCAATTTTTAA
- the rlmB gene encoding 23S rRNA (guanosine(2251)-2'-O)-methyltransferase RlmB, which yields MKDFRKKQQRPKKSSLVYGREAVLQALERGDALDRIYLDQQLKDPVAGAIRRLAADRQVPVNYVPPARLAHFNVEGHEGVVAQKSKIIYQNLQDVISFVIESGQVPLFLILDGITDVRNIGGIARTAWCCGVQAIIIPDKGVGALNDDAILTSAGALEKIPVCRVNSLMKAVDELHLNGITVFASAMDATIPVAAADFNVPSAIVMGSEEKGIYPALLKICDTTISIPMQHHFESLNVSVATGIILYEAMKQRMHA from the coding sequence GTGAAAGATTTCAGAAAAAAACAACAAAGGCCCAAAAAATCCAGCCTGGTGTATGGCCGGGAAGCCGTATTGCAGGCGCTGGAGCGGGGCGATGCATTGGATCGTATTTATCTTGATCAGCAATTAAAGGACCCGGTAGCGGGTGCGATCCGCCGGCTGGCTGCCGACCGGCAGGTACCGGTAAACTATGTGCCGCCCGCCCGCCTGGCGCATTTTAATGTAGAAGGCCATGAAGGCGTGGTGGCTCAAAAATCAAAGATTATTTACCAGAACCTGCAGGACGTCATTTCTTTTGTAATTGAGAGCGGCCAGGTGCCGTTATTTTTAATACTGGATGGCATTACGGATGTACGGAATATCGGCGGAATTGCACGTACTGCCTGGTGCTGCGGGGTGCAGGCCATCATTATACCCGACAAGGGCGTGGGCGCACTGAATGATGATGCGATCCTTACTTCTGCGGGTGCCCTGGAAAAAATTCCGGTATGCCGGGTAAACAGTTTAATGAAGGCAGTAGATGAGCTGCATCTGAATGGCATTACCGTATTTGCCAGTGCGATGGATGCCACCATCCCAGTAGCTGCAGCCGATTTCAATGTGCCATCCGCTATCGTAATGGGAAGTGAAGAAAAGGGTATCTATCCGGCCCTGCTGAAAATATGCGATACCACGATCTCTATTCCTATGCAGCATCATTTTGAAAGTTTGAATGTATCGGTTGCTACCGGCATCATCCTGTACGAGGCCATGAAGCAACGGATGCATGCATGA
- a CDS encoding 3-keto-disaccharide hydrolase, which produces MSICTKSNGWLFLIGLAIWGCTPKAAPSAGAAENVLSRKEQKEGFVSLFDGHSLSNWIDGNNQYEVCENAIVKKTKGYGNLYSRKEYRDCILRFEFLLTPAANNGLGFHHKLVEGTKGYDGIELQILDNDAAVYKALKPYQYHGSLYGYVPAMRKGLKPAGAWNVQEVTVQGSKIKVVLNGATILDTDTRALPAAALAKNPRLLYEKGHIAFLGHDSEIRIRNIRVREL; this is translated from the coding sequence ATGAGCATTTGTACAAAAAGTAACGGATGGCTTTTTCTGATCGGTCTTGCTATATGGGGGTGTACACCCAAAGCGGCTCCTTCAGCCGGCGCCGCTGAAAATGTGTTGTCCCGCAAAGAGCAAAAGGAGGGCTTTGTATCGTTGTTCGACGGGCACTCATTAAGCAACTGGATCGATGGAAATAACCAGTACGAGGTTTGTGAAAACGCCATTGTTAAAAAGACAAAGGGGTATGGTAATTTATACAGCCGGAAAGAATACCGTGATTGCATCCTCCGCTTTGAATTCCTGTTGACACCGGCGGCAAACAATGGCCTGGGCTTTCATCATAAACTGGTGGAAGGTACAAAAGGGTATGACGGAATCGAATTGCAGATCCTGGATAATGATGCCGCCGTTTATAAAGCACTTAAACCCTATCAGTACCATGGATCGCTTTATGGATATGTGCCCGCAATGCGGAAAGGATTGAAACCGGCAGGAGCCTGGAATGTTCAGGAAGTGACGGTACAGGGTTCTAAAATAAAGGTAGTGCTGAACGGGGCAACCATCCTGGACACCGATACCCGGGCATTGCCGGCAGCCGCACTGGCTAAGAATCCCCGGTTGTTGTATGAAAAAGGACATATCGCATTTCTGGGGCACGATTCAGAAATCCGGATCCGCAATATCCGCGTCCGGGAGTTGTAA
- a CDS encoding NHL repeat-containing protein, giving the protein MNSKLARLALFVFLLMPLCLTAQVVTTIEQGAFYTALAMDRSGNVYVTRHNLAVDRYEVVKYIKGTGIPQVLYSGLQYNSVDYPWGLAIAGNGDVYIAASNIENKIIKLPYNSSNNTYGMATTFVSGHYYSALAMDQNDNLYTLEYAAGTADYAIVKYPAGSSAGIQLYHGLLSGPGFQYPTGLAVAPNGDVFTTESFDDGTISRGAVYRFTASSGYATRINISSNKYSTALALDPQGTLYVSEYNGSTYVLNRYINAAGGPVKVQDLEMSNGFYPWGIVALNSRNLWFATGSSSGSSRGGALKYLIGTPEMQASNITSDNVGSSSMTLNWTNGSGVVRTVFMAKASSGTPAPVSGAVYPAGSVFGSGTQIGSSGWYSVYRGTGNTVTVNGLDAFTTYRAMVIEDNGNNYYQTMTFINNPVNITTAAALPVSFGAVSALVSEDKLNVNWSTESETRNDHFEIQASVDGKNFRSIGTVASQAVGGNSNTRLDYQFEKARNMVGLALFPFIIGLLGFAGKRRRRYALAGVVMLAVAVSVISCTKRETTDTGEIEKLFIRIAQVDKDGIRTYSKVVAAVQKN; this is encoded by the coding sequence ATGAACTCTAAATTGGCTCGCCTGGCCCTTTTTGTCTTTTTACTGATGCCACTCTGCCTTACAGCCCAGGTGGTAACAACAATTGAACAGGGGGCATTTTACACAGCTCTTGCAATGGACAGGTCCGGAAATGTTTATGTTACACGTCACAACCTGGCAGTTGACCGGTATGAAGTGGTAAAATATATAAAAGGTACGGGAATTCCCCAGGTGCTCTATAGCGGATTGCAGTATAATAGTGTCGATTATCCATGGGGGTTAGCCATAGCCGGGAACGGGGATGTATATATTGCTGCTTCAAATATCGAAAACAAGATCATTAAATTACCGTATAACAGCAGTAATAACACGTATGGCATGGCAACAACCTTTGTAAGCGGTCATTATTATTCGGCGCTGGCTATGGATCAGAACGATAACCTCTATACGCTCGAATATGCTGCGGGGACTGCCGATTACGCTATTGTTAAATATCCCGCCGGCAGCAGTGCCGGTATCCAGTTGTATCATGGGTTGTTGTCTGGTCCCGGCTTCCAATATCCCACCGGGTTGGCCGTAGCACCCAACGGAGATGTATTTACCACGGAAAGTTTTGATGACGGTACAATATCCAGAGGAGCTGTTTACCGGTTTACAGCGTCCTCGGGTTATGCCACCAGGATCAATATCTCTTCTAATAAATATTCCACCGCTTTGGCACTGGATCCGCAGGGCACTTTATATGTATCCGAATATAATGGCAGCACCTATGTGCTGAACCGGTATATCAATGCAGCCGGCGGGCCGGTTAAAGTACAGGACCTGGAAATGAGTAACGGTTTTTATCCCTGGGGCATTGTGGCGCTTAACAGCCGCAACCTTTGGTTTGCTACCGGCAGTAGCAGCGGCAGTAGCCGGGGAGGAGCGCTAAAATATCTTATAGGTACCCCGGAAATGCAGGCAAGCAATATTACCTCAGACAATGTCGGCAGTTCCTCCATGACACTGAACTGGACCAATGGCAGCGGAGTGGTGAGGACCGTATTTATGGCAAAGGCGTCCTCCGGAACACCAGCACCGGTAAGCGGTGCCGTTTATCCGGCTGGTTCTGTATTCGGATCGGGGACGCAGATCGGCTCCAGCGGATGGTACAGTGTATACCGCGGAACCGGAAATACCGTTACGGTTAACGGCCTGGATGCTTTCACGACCTACCGGGCAATGGTTATTGAAGACAACGGGAATAATTACTACCAGACAATGACCTTCATAAATAACCCGGTCAATATAACAACCGCGGCAGCGCTGCCGGTTTCGTTTGGTGCGGTCAGTGCTTTGGTCAGCGAGGATAAATTAAATGTGAACTGGAGCACGGAATCGGAAACTCGAAACGACCATTTTGAAATACAGGCCTCCGTTGACGGTAAAAATTTTAGAAGCATCGGCACGGTTGCCTCACAGGCTGTCGGTGGCAACAGCAACACCCGCCTGGATTATCAATTTGAAAAAGCCCGTAATATGGTTGGCCTGGCCCTGTTCCCGTTTATAATCGGTCTGCTGGGTTTTGCCGGTAAACGCCGCCGGAGATATGCGCTGGCCGGTGTAGTAATGCTTGCGGTTGCAGTGAGCGTTATTTCCTGCACAAAACGGGAAACAACGGACACCGGGGAAATTGAAAAATTATTTATCCGCATTGCTCAGGTGGACAAGGACGGAATAAGAACGTATTCGAAAGTAGTGGCGGCGGTTCAAAAAAATTAA
- a CDS encoding site-specific integrase has protein sequence MALPIKLICRKNQVHADGTCSIFVQYCCNENQKPLFGTDVKIPPIYWDNGSRCISDRLPATHGDYNELNNELKRLKKIVEDIVTYAGLKKIPIEARAEFTKKHFSPTFDFDDIEAKEKEAADQQETEKKNKLSVYYQFDEFIKSKKRKVSNATLTVYGNVKSHLLAFEAFRDQEISFDSFDFSFYEDFVDYLTFEHVHMRRKTLLTGLKLNTIGKTIKHLRGFIKDRIKRKIIKPIDLSDFRIPEEESDAIYLTYEEIAKIYQTDLSEHLYLREYRDLFVLACLTGLRFSDFSTLRPEDLQRDMLYKKQEKSDHWVIIPLRHEAKLIFTRQFRDRIPELTNPEFNRHIKTIGKLAGITQIVKFSYKKGNQTITVTKPKYEWITSHTARRSFCTNEFLAGTPVELIMKISGHKRTKDFYRYIRITPEEAARKVKELWLARNDMKLIKETVAEIELQYN, from the coding sequence ATGGCACTCCCAATTAAGCTAATTTGTCGTAAAAACCAGGTTCATGCTGACGGAACCTGCTCCATTTTTGTTCAGTACTGTTGCAATGAAAATCAGAAACCTTTATTTGGAACGGATGTCAAAATTCCACCCATCTATTGGGATAACGGAAGCCGCTGCATTAGTGACCGGCTACCTGCAACGCATGGTGATTACAACGAGCTCAATAATGAGCTAAAAAGACTGAAAAAAATCGTAGAAGACATAGTTACCTATGCCGGATTAAAGAAAATTCCAATTGAGGCCCGCGCTGAGTTTACAAAGAAACATTTTTCGCCGACCTTTGACTTTGATGATATTGAAGCAAAAGAAAAAGAAGCCGCTGACCAACAGGAAACCGAAAAGAAAAACAAGCTCAGTGTCTATTATCAATTTGATGAGTTTATAAAATCCAAGAAACGGAAGGTAAGTAACGCCACCCTCACAGTTTATGGCAATGTAAAGTCCCATTTACTCGCATTTGAAGCATTCCGGGATCAGGAGATCTCCTTTGATAGCTTCGATTTTAGCTTCTATGAAGATTTTGTGGACTACCTGACTTTTGAGCATGTACATATGCGCAGAAAAACGTTGCTAACCGGTCTTAAATTAAATACCATTGGGAAAACGATCAAGCATCTCCGGGGTTTCATTAAAGACCGGATTAAAAGAAAAATTATTAAGCCCATCGACCTGTCCGATTTCAGAATACCGGAGGAAGAAAGCGACGCCATATACCTCACCTATGAGGAGATCGCCAAAATCTATCAAACCGATCTGTCAGAACATCTCTATCTTAGAGAGTACAGGGATTTATTTGTCCTGGCTTGTTTAACCGGGCTGCGGTTTTCAGACTTTTCAACTCTTCGACCAGAGGATCTCCAAAGGGATATGCTCTATAAAAAGCAGGAAAAATCCGACCATTGGGTGATTATTCCTTTACGGCACGAAGCAAAACTGATCTTTACCCGTCAGTTCCGCGATCGCATACCGGAGTTGACAAATCCTGAATTTAATAGACATATTAAGACCATTGGGAAACTTGCGGGAATTACCCAAATAGTAAAATTCTCCTACAAAAAAGGCAACCAAACAATAACGGTGACCAAGCCAAAATATGAGTGGATCACATCTCATACTGCACGCCGTTCTTTCTGTACTAACGAGTTTCTAGCAGGTACGCCGGTTGAACTCATTATGAAGATCAGCGGTCATAAAAGAACAAAGGACTTCTACAGGTATATCCGCATTACTCCAGAGGAAGCTGCAAGGAAGGTTAAAGAATTATGGTTGGCTCGGAATGATATGAAATTGATAAAAGAAACGGTAGCTGAAATAGAATTGCAATATAATTAG
- a CDS encoding RNA recognition motif domain-containing protein, whose protein sequence is MNMYVSNLGFHASDDDLRELFSSFGQVSSAKVIMDRTTGKSRGFGFVEMGSVSDATLAMKELDGKDVDGRRIAVSAAKEREERSNRKW, encoded by the coding sequence ATGAACATGTATGTTTCAAACCTGGGGTTTCATGCCTCTGACGATGATTTGCGCGAACTTTTTAGCAGCTTCGGACAAGTGTCTTCTGCCAAAGTAATTATGGATAGAACCACCGGGAAGAGCCGGGGCTTTGGTTTCGTAGAAATGGGCTCAGTTTCAGATGCCACACTCGCAATGAAAGAGCTGGACGGTAAGGATGTCGATGGCAGGAGAATTGCTGTTTCGGCTGCAAAAGAACGGGAAGAGCGGTCTAATAGAAAATGGTAA
- a CDS encoding acyl-CoA desaturase, translating to MTILIFFVALWYLSLFSQTFFQHRYAAHGSFTMSRFWERFFFVFSYLTQGSSYMSARAYAIMHRMHHAYTDTEKDPHSPNFSSNMFSMMWRTKKIYSAIVHQRYPIEKRFEKNLPHWHGFDRWANSPLSRILWVAIYISFFLIFASSFWWWLLLPVVITMGAFHGALVNWFAHKYGYINFRLRNTSRNLLVVDVLMLGESYHNNHHKHQSSVNFGNRWHEVDPVYPVILLLKWLRIIRFAKKPVMA from the coding sequence ATGACGATTTTAATTTTTTTTGTGGCGTTGTGGTATCTTTCGCTATTCAGTCAGACTTTTTTTCAGCACCGGTATGCGGCGCATGGCTCCTTTACGATGAGCAGGTTCTGGGAGCGCTTCTTTTTCGTGTTTTCCTACCTAACCCAGGGATCTTCTTACATGAGTGCGCGGGCTTATGCAATCATGCACCGGATGCATCATGCATATACAGATACGGAAAAAGACCCACACTCACCTAATTTTTCTTCCAATATGTTTAGCATGATGTGGCGTACTAAAAAAATCTATTCAGCGATCGTACACCAGCGATATCCTATAGAAAAACGATTTGAAAAGAACCTGCCCCACTGGCACGGTTTTGATCGCTGGGCAAACTCCCCGCTGTCACGTATACTTTGGGTAGCGATCTATATTTCATTTTTTTTGATTTTTGCTTCTTCGTTCTGGTGGTGGCTGTTGTTACCTGTTGTTATTACAATGGGCGCTTTTCATGGAGCTTTGGTAAATTGGTTTGCACATAAATACGGATATATAAACTTCAGACTAAGAAATACATCACGCAATTTACTGGTGGTAGATGTGTTGATGCTGGGAGAATCGTATCATAACAATCATCATAAACATCAGTCTTCTGTAAATTTTGGTAACCGCTGGCACGAGGTAGATCCGGTGTACCCGGTTATCCTGTTATTAAAATGGCTACGCATTATACGCTTTGCCAAAAAACCGGTAATGGCTTAA
- a CDS encoding helix-turn-helix domain-containing protein, whose amino-acid sequence MRIYIKYMVSLRCKMVVQEELKKLGIQHGSVDLGVVDLQETITEGQRHLLGINLLRYGLELLDDKKSILIEKIKNVVTEMIHHADELPKVNYSDYISKQLGYSYTYLSNTFSEVKGINLQQFIIMHKIEKVKELLLYDELNLTEISYRLNYSSAAHLSNQFKKITGLTPSFYKQLKLKRKQNLENL is encoded by the coding sequence ATGAGGATATATATAAAATACATGGTAAGCCTCCGATGCAAAATGGTAGTACAAGAGGAATTGAAAAAACTGGGCATTCAGCACGGTTCTGTAGATCTTGGCGTGGTTGATCTTCAGGAAACAATTACCGAAGGCCAGCGCCATCTGCTTGGAATAAACCTGCTTAGGTATGGCCTGGAATTACTGGACGACAAAAAGAGTATCCTGATTGAGAAAATAAAAAACGTTGTAACGGAAATGATCCACCATGCGGACGAATTACCTAAAGTAAACTATTCTGATTATATCAGTAAACAGTTAGGATACAGCTATACTTATCTTTCCAACACCTTTTCAGAGGTAAAGGGCATCAACCTGCAGCAATTTATCATTATGCATAAAATTGAAAAAGTAAAGGAATTGCTGTTATATGATGAATTGAACCTGACAGAAATTTCTTACAGACTTAATTATAGTAGTGCAGCGCATTTATCTAACCAGTTTAAAAAGATCACAGGACTAACTCCTTCTTTTTATAAGCAATTGAAGCTAAAACGTAAGCAAAACCTAGAAAACCTGTGA
- a CDS encoding fatty acid desaturase family protein translates to MKILSALTDPVYTTKAHFSRYENFWLRFMNDKRDLPFMYLLTRIHIFILPVALLLFTPLLKGWAWWLVALIYFYFSQFYFKGRFGLMFHCLCHRKMFKPGHQQKIHGYISWIICPLFGHTPESYFSHHMGMHHVENNNEEDSSSTMHYQRDSFKSFLSYFFNFLFLGVMQTFQYLYSHKRKKLYTRLTVGEWSYIIFCIVLCFVNLKATLMVCVFPLLFARFVMMLGNWAQHSFIDGSNPENIYTNSINCINTPYNHTCWNDGYHIIHHLRPGMHYTDMPQEFLKRQDEFARQKAIVFDGIHYLHVFYYLMTRQYNKLASNLVNINNTFETREQAICLMRERTQRIPGKS, encoded by the coding sequence ATGAAAATTTTATCCGCCTTAACGGATCCCGTTTATACAACTAAAGCCCATTTTAGCCGTTACGAAAATTTCTGGCTCCGCTTTATGAATGACAAACGAGATCTTCCCTTTATGTATCTGCTTACCCGGATCCATATTTTCATATTGCCGGTTGCACTGCTGCTTTTTACCCCCCTGTTAAAAGGATGGGCATGGTGGCTGGTGGCGCTTATCTATTTTTACTTTTCTCAGTTTTATTTTAAGGGCCGCTTCGGTTTAATGTTCCATTGCCTGTGCCACAGGAAAATGTTCAAGCCCGGTCATCAGCAAAAAATTCATGGATACATCAGCTGGATTATTTGCCCGCTGTTTGGACATACTCCCGAAAGTTATTTCAGCCACCACATGGGAATGCATCATGTTGAAAACAATAACGAAGAAGACTCCAGCAGTACGATGCACTACCAAAGGGATAGTTTCAAAAGCTTCTTATCCTATTTTTTTAACTTTCTGTTTTTGGGAGTGATGCAAACCTTTCAGTATTTATATAGCCATAAAAGGAAAAAATTGTACACCCGGTTAACCGTTGGAGAATGGTCATACATCATTTTTTGTATTGTGCTCTGCTTTGTCAATTTGAAGGCCACATTAATGGTATGTGTTTTTCCGTTGCTGTTTGCCCGGTTTGTAATGATGCTGGGGAACTGGGCACAACATTCGTTTATAGACGGCAGCAATCCTGAAAACATCTATACAAATTCAATTAACTGTATTAATACGCCCTATAATCACACCTGCTGGAATGATGGGTACCATATCATACATCACTTGCGGCCGGGTATGCATTATACAGACATGCCGCAGGAGTTTTTAAAGCGACAGGATGAGTTTGCACGGCAGAAAGCCATTGTATTTGATGGCATCCATTATCTTCATGTTTTTTATTATTTAATGACCCGGCAATATAATAAACTGGCCAGTAATCTGGTTAACATCAATAATACATTTGAAACCAGGGAACAGGCTATTTGCCTGATGAGGGAACGCACACAAAGGATCCCGGGTAAATCCTGA